The following coding sequences lie in one Cotesia glomerata isolate CgM1 linkage group LG5, MPM_Cglom_v2.3, whole genome shotgun sequence genomic window:
- the LOC123265663 gene encoding mediator of RNA polymerase II transcription subunit 9 has protein sequence MEIAELSDDATSCNQFTVDDLDIEILPLIYEIIRSVEKDPHDTTQKAKESQDTSQKILELQKKFDSVRSQIKRLPGIEYSKEEQLKKLETLRKQLRLKRELLYKYRNMCSFEIPKN, from the exons atggAGATCGCTGAATTATCTGACGACGCAACTTCGTGCAATCAGTTTACTGTTGATGACTTggatattgaaattttaccTTTGATTTATGAAATAATCCGGag CGTGGAAAAAGATCCTCACGATACAACTCAGAAAGCTAAAGAATCCCAAGATACAAgtcaaaaaattctagaactccagaaaaaatttgattcaGTAAGATCAcag ATAAAACGTCTTCCTGGAATCGAGTACAGCAAGGAAGAgcaacttaaaaaattagagaCTCTGAGAAAGCAATTACGCCTAAAGCGAGAACTCTTGTACAAATATCGTAACATGTGCTCGtttgaaattcctaaaaattaa